The genome window CGTTGAACTTCTCATGCGCTTTCACGAAGTCGTAAATCGTGAAGAAGTCTTTCCGGTCGTAGGTTCGCGTTCCTCGCCCGATGATCTGCTTGAACTCGATCATCGACCGTATCGGCCGCATCAACACGATATTGCGGACGTTGCGCGCATCCACGCCGGTCGAGAGCTTCTGCGAGGTTGTCAGGATCGTCGGGATGGTCTTGTCGTTGTCCTGAAAGTCGCGGAGATGCTGTTCACCCAGCTTGCCATCATCGGCGGTGACACGGTGGCAGTAGTTGGGATTCGAGCTGGTCTTGATCTGGTTGATGTAGTTGCGCACCCGAAGCGCGTGTTCCTGTGTGGCACAGAAAACCAGCGTCTTCTGGCGCTGATCGATCTCGGACATGAACTCGGCCACGCGGCTTCTCTCGCGGCCCTCGATCACGATGCGGGTGTTGAAATCGGCCTCTGTGTATTTGTCTTTCTCGACCTCGCCCGAAATGATTTCGTCGGTGCCGTCCCACACATATTCGTCAATCGTGCTGGCCATCTGGCGCACCTTGAAGGGTGTCAGGAAGCCATCCTCGATCCCCTCTCGCAGCGAATACACATAAACCGGCTCGCCGAAGTAGGCGTAGGTGTCGGCATTGTGCTTGCGGCGGGGCGTAGCGGTCAGGCCGAGCTGCACGGCGGGAGAGAAATATTCCATGATCCCGCGCCAGTTGCCCTCATCGTTCGCGCCACCTCGGTGGCATTCGTCGATGACGATGAAGTCGAAGAAATCGGGCGGATAGCCTTCGTAACTCGGTTGGCCGTCGCCGGTCATGAAGGTCTGGAAGATCGTGAAGAAGACGCTGGCATTCTTCGGCACTCCGCCTTTTTTGCGGAGCGTGTCCGGATCGATCCGGGTGATCGCATTGGGGTCGAAGGCCGAAAAGGCGTTGTAAGCCTGATCCGCGAGGATGTTGCGATCCGCCAGAAACAGGATGCGTGGGCGGCGCGTCGGCTCGCCGGAGAGGTTCCAACGGGCGTGGAACAGCTTCCATGCGATCTGGAAGGCGATGGAGGTCTTGCCAGTGCCGGTAGCCAGCGTCAGCAGCACGCGCTTCTCGCCCCTGCCTACGGCTTCCAGCACGGCATTGATGGCGTTGTGCTGATAGTAGCGCAGTTCCCACTTGCCACCCGCCACCTCGAACGGCACCGCCCCGAACCGTTCGCGCCAAAGGCTGGCTTCCGCAAAGCATCGCTCCCAAAGCTGACCCGGCGTCGGAAAAGGCTGGTTCAAATCGCCTTCCGCGCCGCCGATCATGTCGGTCTCGTACCAGCCGAGACCGTTGGTGGCGTAGGCGAACCGCGCCTTGAGCCGCCCGGCATAGTCCTTGGCCTGAGCGACGCCGGTGGTGTGATGTAGGCCCGCCCGCTTGGCCTCGATCACGGCGAGCTTCTGGTCTCGGTAGATCAGCACGTAGTCGGCGGTGAGCTGTTCGCCTCGCTTGCCGCCCGGCATGATGCGACCGGGGCAGATCACTTCGCGCCGGATACGGGAGCCTTCGACCGAACCCCAGCCCGCAGCGGCAAGAACCGGGTCGATCCGGTTGGCCCGCGTGTCAGATTCGGTTTCGCTCTCGAACATGCGACGAGCTTAAGCTAGGTCAATTCGCCTGAGAAGGCTTTTTGCAGGAGGGATTGGCGGAGGGAGTTTATAGATCCCGACTGCGCGATGTATGCCCTTGCCAAGTCGGCAATGTGGACCTCGATCTCTTCCAAGGTGTCGGCTATCGCACGCTGCGATGCGAGATCAGCAGGGAACCATATTGTCTCTTTCTTCAGATGGCTGAAATGACGGGCGTAGCCCTTCCCCGCTAACGGAATGCTGCGAAGCGCGTAGTAATAGAACTTCGGCTCAATTTGTGAAATGGGCGCGAGAAGCTGCGTGCCATCTGCCCCGACCACGAAGTCAAAATCAATGTATTTCAGGTGGCGCGTATGGTCACCGAAAACGACGATTGGTCTTTCTACCCGCACCAAATCTGCATCGTCCTCCCAGTAGCCACTGA of Rhodomicrobium vannielii ATCC 17100 contains these proteins:
- the hsdR gene encoding EcoAI/FtnUII family type I restriction enzme subunit R, whose product is MFESETESDTRANRIDPVLAAAGWGSVEGSRIRREVICPGRIMPGGKRGEQLTADYVLIYRDQKLAVIEAKRAGLHHTTGVAQAKDYAGRLKARFAYATNGLGWYETDMIGGAEGDLNQPFPTPGQLWERCFAEASLWRERFGAVPFEVAGGKWELRYYQHNAINAVLEAVGRGEKRVLLTLATGTGKTSIAFQIAWKLFHARWNLSGEPTRRPRILFLADRNILADQAYNAFSAFDPNAITRIDPDTLRKKGGVPKNASVFFTIFQTFMTGDGQPSYEGYPPDFFDFIVIDECHRGGANDEGNWRGIMEYFSPAVQLGLTATPRRKHNADTYAYFGEPVYVYSLREGIEDGFLTPFKVRQMASTIDEYVWDGTDEIISGEVEKDKYTEADFNTRIVIEGRERSRVAEFMSEIDQRQKTLVFCATQEHALRVRNYINQIKTSSNPNYCHRVTADDGKLGEQHLRDFQDNDKTIPTILTTSQKLSTGVDARNVRNIVLMRPIRSMIEFKQIIGRGTRTYDRKDFFTIYDFVKAHEKFNDPEWDGEPLPPEEPRPRPPKPEPPEKPEPPEPPEGGEEGGDDEPKPKLVIKLADGKERLIQYIAATSYWGPGGKPMTAQQFMESLFGDLSGMIDDEDELRGKWSDPDERERFVTLLEQRGYGADQLADMRRLIDAPNSDLFDVLAYIRFTTPPKTRSDRANAARNGGLDGADTAPMRDFLLDVLKAYETVGETELSPRKLGDLLKARYGTFEDAKSKLGDMLSIRQAFINVQRYLYRG